The Cytobacillus sp. NJ13 sequence GGCGTAAAAAGCCGAAGCAGCCGGATTATGAATTTTCAGAGGAACTTTCGGATGGTGGAGAGCGTAATGAGCGTTTTAATAAGCCGAGATATACCGGCAAGTAAAACTTATTCTTAGAACTAAACTGGGAGAGAAAATATTTTTTGGCTCCCATGGCAATGGTTTTCCGTCATGTTTTTTGAGGGGCAGTGAAAACTAAAAATGTTCGGGAAGGCGGGATTCTCTTTGCGGACATTTTCTTTATTAAAAGGTTTGCCGGTCTTTGAATTGAAAACCGGCAATAAAGCAGGCGATATTTGTGATTTATCCATTTCAGGCACCGGTAAAGTACAGGGATTACTGCTGCGAAAGGGCGCTCTTCTGAAAAAGACATTTATCATCAATATTGAGGACGTGGCATCTTTTGGATGGGATGGAGTAATGATTGAAGATTCCTCTGTTCTGCAAGCAATTCCAAAACATGAGGATTATACATGTGAGACCCATAACCGGTTAACTGGAAAAATAATTATGAGCCAGGAAGGTGAACGGCTGGGCTTACTTGAGGATGTATACTTCAAGGAAGAATTGGGCACGATTGTAGGGTACGAACTGTCGGATGGCTTCTTTTCAGATGTGCTGGAAGGAAAACGTGTCATAAAAACCGATGACCCGCCTGCAATTGGAAAAGACGCCATAATTGTAAATGTAAAATAGTGAGGTGTCTTTTCCGTGCTGAAATGTCCAAATTGCCAGAGCAAAGATATTGGAAAAATTGGAATTAACCAATTTTACTGCTGGAATTGCTTTATAGAACTTTCCTTGTCCAAAGGGGTCATTAACACCCATCAAGTAGAGGAAGATGGTACACTTAGCTCCCTTGATGATTTATTTGAAGAAGATGAGCGCCGGTTTCTTTCGTAATTATTGACGAAAGAGGTGAGCCAGTTTGAACAAAATATTAACCTCTGCAATGATGCTTGGGGCAGGCATGGCTGCTTATAATTACGCGCAAAAGAATAATATGATATCAGGCCGAAAAATGAAACGCATGCAAAAAAGAATAACGAAAGCTTTATTTTAAAATTATTTTGGGGCTGGTTCTTTATAAAGGGCCAGCTTTTTTGTGGAATTGAATGCTTGAGCTCCTGTCCCATGAACAAGGCATTCGCGCTTGCTTATTACATACGATGCATAAATCCCCACGAAGCAATCACAATAAAAACAAGGAGGCGGGCCATATTGAATATTCAAATGAAATGGTACTACC is a genomic window containing:
- a CDS encoding PRC-barrel domain-containing protein; translation: MRTFSLLKGLPVFELKTGNKAGDICDLSISGTGKVQGLLLRKGALLKKTFIINIEDVASFGWDGVMIEDSSVLQAIPKHEDYTCETHNRLTGKIIMSQEGERLGLLEDVYFKEELGTIVGYELSDGFFSDVLEGKRVIKTDDPPAIGKDAIIVNVK
- a CDS encoding YrzQ family protein, with product MNKILTSAMMLGAGMAAYNYAQKNNMISGRKMKRMQKRITKALF